In Novosphingobium sp. RL4, the sequence GGGACAAGGTCAATGCGCTGGTCTACAAGGATCGCGAAACCGGCGAGGAGCACAAGGTCGAGCTGGAGGGCGTGTTCGTCCAGATCGGACTGGTGCCCAACACCGAATGGCTCAAGGACTCCGGTGTCGAACTCACGAGCCGCGGCGAGATCGTGATCGACGACAAGGCGGCCACCAACCTGCCCGGTATCTTCGCGGCGGGTGACGTGACCACGGTGCCCTACAAGCAGATCATCATCGCCATGGGCGAAGGTTCGAAGGCGGCGCTTTCCGCGTTCGACTATCTGATCCGCAACGAGGCTCCCGCAGAGATCGCCCAGGCTGCCTGAGCTTTCCCGAGCGCGAAAAATGAAACGGGCGGAAAGTCGCAGGACTTCCGCCCGTTTTCATGTGCCCGGCGTCCCGAGCAGTCGGCATCGGCGCGGAGATGAACCCGCGAATCGATGGATCGCCGCTACTTGCGCTTCTTCAGCACCACGTAGATCGCACCCTGCCCGCCGTGCCGGCGATGCGCCCCCCGGATCGCCACGATGTCGTGCGCGTGTTCGCATGCGGCCAGCCAGTCGGTGATCTTGGCACGGATGGCACCCCGCGCGGTGCCGCGATCCGCCGCATCCACCGGACGCGGCTTGCCGGTGACGATCAGCACCACCCGCGCGCCCATCGCCTTGGCCTGGATGAGGCCGTGCATCAGCCGCACATAGGCCTGATCGAGGTTCGATCCGTGAAGGTCGAGGCTGAAATCAGGCGCAAGCGTGCCCTTGGAAATGCGCTTTTCCCACGAACCGTCCAGATTGACGGGTACATCGGGTTTCGCCTTCACCGGCGCGGGGCGCGGCGGCAATGGCGCGGGAATACGGCCCTTCACCTTCTTCGCAGGCGCCCCCACCGTCACCGCGACGACCGGCTTGGGCACGGAAACGGGCACCACGGGCACGGGCCTGCGTTTTTCGAGCGGCGTCACCGTCCGCGCGACTTGCGCCCAGATTTCCGCTTCTTCCGCCGTGAGGCGCCGTCCCGGCCGTCTCATGCCGGTGTCACCGCGCGCCGAGCCTCGCCAGCGTGCCATTGGGAACGAGGATCAGGGCCTCCCCACGTCCGCTCATGCCGCCGGCGGTCAGGCGCGCCTGCTCACCCGATCCCCAGAAGGTATCGAAGCGATTGGCGCCCTTGATTGCGCCGCCGGTATCCTGCGCGACCCACAATCCCGTCGCCTCGCGCCGGTCAAGCCGCAGCCACACAGGCGCACCCAGCGGCACGAATCGCGGATCGGTGGCCACCGAGGCATGGGCCCGAACCGGCACGCCCAGCGCGCCGAGCGGTCCATCGCCCTTGAGCTCCTTGAAGAACACCCAGGATTTGTTCTCGCGCATCAGCGCCTGACCGTCGCGCGGGTTGTCATGGATGTACTGGATGATGCCCTGCATCGAACCGGAATACTGCCCCGGCGCGGAGCCGACCAGCCCCCGGTCACGCATGACGCCGCCGATCCCGGTGTAGGGGAGGCCGTTCTGCCCCGCATAGCCGATGCGCATCACGCTGCCGTCAGGCGCGCGCAATCGGCCGGAACCCTGAACCTGGAGGAAGAAGAATTCGACCGGATCGGCGACCCAGGCAATCTCCAGCCCCTTGCCCGCCAGCACGCCCTGCTCGATCGCCGCGCGTTCGTAATAGGGCACGAACAGTCCGTTCCCGTCGTAGCGCCCCAGCGGCATGCGCCCGTTTGACGTCGGCGCCGCGTCACCCGCCTTGGCCCGCACGAGATCGCCCGGCATCGCATAGACAGGCACCGCATATCCCGGAACCGGCAGCCGCGATCCGGCGATTTCGGGTTCGTAATAACCGGTGGCGAAGCTTTTGCCGTCTCCGATGCGCGCGGTTTCGAAATAGCTCGCGAAGAACTGCGCGGCGGGCTTCGCGCCCCAGCTTGCGGCGGCGGCGCAGGCCTGCCGCCAGTCGGCCGGGCGGGTCAGCCCGCTGGCATCCTGACGCACGGTGACGCGCGGGCAGCTTTCACGGAACGAGGCAAGCGCGGCGGCGGCATCGGCAGCGCCGAGCGGCAGCGAGGAGACCGAAGGGCCTGCCTTCACCCCGGCCAGGATCGCACTGCCAGGTTGCGGCGGCGCGGGAGGCTTCGGAGCCGGGCGATGGACCGGCGGCTTTACCGGCGGACGCGAAGCGCCCTTGGGGCCTTCACCGGGGATCACCTGCACGCAGGCCGCCAGCAGTGCCGGCAGGACAAGTGCAGAAAAACGGCGCACCCGAAAACGCGGCTCCCGCCGCGACATGCTCCCTTCCTGCAAGATCGACCTCCCGAAAATCTTTGCGGCCCCGCGAATAACGACCGCCAACAGCACCGCCAAAAACAAGGCCGGACCTTTCGGCCCGGCCTTCCGATCCTTGAGAGATCATGCGTTGGAAATCAACCAGGTGGGTCGATCAACCCGCGTCGGTTTCGTCGAGCAGCCAGTCCGGACCGGACGAGTTGAGTGCGCGGCTGAACGTCCAGACGTCCACCGCCTCGATCGCATCGTCAAGCGAACCGGCGATGACATGGCCTTCGGCGTCCCGCGTCACGGCGGCGATATCCGAACGGAACCGCAGGGCGATCCGGGCATAGCCGTTATCGACACCTGCCGAGATGATCGCCACGTCCTCGATACGGATCAGGCGATTGTCCATGGTTTCGCCGGCGGCGAGGCGCGCGTCGATCGCGGCTGCGAAGCTGTCATAGACGTCACCGTCGCAAAGTGCACGAAGCTCGGCCTTGTCGCCCTTCCAGAACGATTCGAGAATCAGGCGATAGGCACCGCGTGCACCTTCGAGGAAGGCATAGGCATCGAAGCGGCGATCCACGTTCGAAATCTCGGCGAGGCCGCGTTCCACCGAAGGCGGAGCCAGCGGCATTTCGCGCAGGCGCTGGGGCTGACCGGCCCGACCGCGTTCGTCCGCCTTGGCATCGGGCTTGCCGTCTGCCTTGGGGGCGGAAACGCGCGGCGCACCGGGCTGGCCCTGGCGGCCTTCGAAGCGCCCCTGGATCGGCTCTTCCTCATGCTCGGCGCGGCGGCCGAGTACCGAATAGAGCCGCAGGCCAAGAAAGGCTGCGATCATGGCCAGGATCACGATTTCCGGTGTCACGTTCCTTTGTCCATCCTTGTGTTGGACGCTTCGGGGAGTGCGGCTGGAGGCTGGCTGCCTCTTCCGCCCAGGAGCGTCATCATAGACCCAGATAGGTACAGTTTACAAATGAACAACGCGTGAGCACGCGGATCTGGGCTTTTTTCGCCGATATGTTCGCCGTCACCGATCAACGCCCGCATGGCGAATCGGTTCCGTTCCTTCGCCGGGCCGTTTCGCCCGCCGTTATTTCGAACAATTTACGGCGGCTCGGGTGTTCCACCGGCCGCCAAAATGCTTTAGGCGCGCGGCCAGACTTTCATCCGTATTCTTTGCACGGGAACGAACCAAATGGCCGACGAAGGCAACGTCATCTCCGACATCAACCTCGGCAACGGCGAGGATTCCGCGCCCGCCGCCGGTATCATCTCGCAGTACGTCAAGGATCTCTCGGTCGAGAATCCGAACGCGCCGCAGAGCTTCACCTGGCAGGACCAGCCGCAGATCGACGTGCAGTTCAACATCGGCGCACGCCCGATCGACGCCGAAGTGCACGAAGTCGAACTGAAGATCACCTGCGCCTCGAAGGGCCCGCAGGGCACCGCATTCGCCGTCGAGCTGAGCTACTGCGCGCTGCTCGGCATGCGCAACCTCGACGAGGGCCAGGCGCACGCGTTCCTCTACGCCGAAGCCCCGCGCATCCTGTTCCCCTTCGCCCGCCGCGTCATCGCCGACGCCGTGCGCGATGCCGGCTTCCCGCCGCTGATGCTTGAGCCGATCGATTTCAACGGTCTCTACATCCAGCAGCTCCAGGCCCAGCAGCAGGCCGATGCCACCCAGGGCGAGCCTGTCGGCCACGCCTGACGGCCGGCCTGAACACCGGCAATCTGAAATGCGCATGGCGCGCATTCCTGCGACATCGGCCCGCGCCCCCCAAGGGGGACGTGGGCCGTTGGCGTATCTGACGGCCGCTTCATTCCCGATCGACGGGTCCGGCGGCACCTTCATGAAGGGTTCGAGGGCATGAACCTCACAAAGGCGCTGGCCAGTGTCGGCGGTCTCACTCTGGCCAGCCGCATACTCGGACTGGTGCGCGACAGCCTGTTCGCCCGCTTCGTCGGTGCGGGCTTCGCCTCCGATGCCTTCCTGATCGCCTTCCGCCTGCCCAACATGTTCCGCGCGCTGTTCGCCGAAGGCGCCTTCGCATCGGCCTTCATCCCGATGTTCAACCAGAAAGTCGCCGACAAGGAAGGGCCGGGCCTGCCCGCCGGGATCACTTTTGCCGAGCAGGCGCTGTCCGTGCTGCTGCCGGTGCTGCTGGCGATGACGCTGGTGCTGGAAGTCTTCGCCTGGCCGGTGACTTTCCTGCTTTCGGGCAAGTTCAACGGCGTCAGTCACGACCAGTTCGCCTTCGCCGTGCAGCTGAGCCGGCTCACGATCCCCTATCTCGCGCTCATCAGCCTCGTCTCGCTGCTGGGCGGCATCCTCAATTCGCTGAACAAGTTCTGGGTCAACGCCGCCGCGCCGATCCTGCTGAACCTGACGCTGATCGTCGCGCTGCTCGGCTTTCACTCCGCAGATGCGCTGGTGACCGCGCGCAACCAGGCGATCGGCGTCTCGGTTTCGGGCGCCTTGCAGCTGCTGTGGCTGGTCTGGGCCTGCCGCGCCAACGGCGTGTCGATGCGCCTGCGCATGCCGGTGTGGAATGCCGACGTGAAGCAGTTGATGAAACTGATCCTGCCGGCCGCCGCCGGAGCAGGCGCGGTGCAGATCAACCTCGTGATCTCGACCGCGCTGGCGGCCTCGCTGCTGGCGCACGGCTCGGTAACCTACATCTACATGGCGGACCGGCTGAACCAGCTTCCGCTCGGCCTGATCGGCATCGGCCTTGGCACCGTGCTGCTGCCCACGATCTCGCGCCAGCTCGGCGGCGGCGAGCATGCCGCGGCGATGGACACGCAGAACCGCGGCATGGAACTCGCCCTGCTGCTCACCCTGCCTGCCGCAGTCGCGCTGATCGTCTGCGGCCAGCCGATCGCCGCCGCCCTGTTCGGCTACGGCAAGTTCGATGCGAACGACGTCGCCCGCACCGCCGAGGCGCTTGCCGCCTTCTCGGTCGGCCTGCCCAGCTACATCCTCGTCAAAGTGCTGACCCCCGGCTTCTACGCCCGGCAGGACACGCGGACCCCGGTGCGCTACGCGATGATGTCGATGGTGGTGAACCTCGTCCTCAACCTCGCGCTGATCGTGCCGCTCCAGCACATGGGCCCGCCGCTGGCGACCGCCATCGCCTCCACCGCCAATGTCGCCATGCTTTACTGGACCCTGGTGAAGCGCGGCCATTTCCAGTCCGACGCCCGCCTCAAGCGCCGCGCCCCGCGCCTTGCGCTGGCCGCCGTGGCGATGGGCGTGGTGCTGTGGTTCGGACAGGACCTGCTGACCCCATACCTCCACGGGACATGGCTGGTGCGGGGTCTCGCCCTTGCCGCGCTCGTTTCGGCCGGCGGCGTGGTCTATGCGCTCGCAACCGTGGTGACCGGCGCCTTCACCCGCGACGATCTCGCGCTCCTGCGCCGCCGCCGCCCGGCTTCCTGAGGCTTCCATCCGTGTGCGACTATGCTATGAGCCCGGCCCATGCAGGACCTTTCGCACCCGAAGTCTGCCGAAACCCGTCGCCGTTCGTGGCGATGGCGGGCGACCACGCGCACCGCGCGCTGACCCCACCTGCATCCGCGCCTTACCCGGCGCACCCACGACATCCCTGAAAACTCACAATCGCGAAGGACGCGTCCATGCGTATCGTCTCCGGCATCCAGCCAACCGGCAACCTGCATCTCGGCAACTATCTCGGTGCGATCCGCAATTGGGTGAAGATGCAGGACGATGTCGCCGCGCAGGGCGGTGACAGCCTCTATTTCCTGGCCGACCTCCACGCCATCTCGATGCCGCACGATCCGGCCACGCTTTCGGCCAACACGCGCGAGATGGTGGCCGCGCTGGTCGCCTGCGGCGTCGATCCCGATCGCTCGATCCTGTTCAACCAGACCCAGGTGCCCCAGCACGCCGAACTGCAATGGCTGCTCAACGGCACCGCCCGCATGGGCTGGCTGAACCGCATGACCCAGTGGAAGGACAAGGCCGGCAAGAACCGCGAAGGCGCCTCGGTCGCCCTGTTCACCTACCCGGTGCTCCAGGCCGCCGACGTGCTGCTCTACCAGGCCACTCACGTTCCCGTGGGCGAAGACCAGAAGCAGCACCTCGAACTCGCCCGCGACATCGCGCAGAAGTTCAACAACGACTTCGCGGCCGAGGACGCGCCGGTGTTCACCCTGCCCGAACCGATCATCCCGCCCGAAGCGGCACGTATCATGAGCCTGCGCGACGGTTCGTCGAAGATGAGCAAGTCGGACCCTTCGGACATGGCGCGCATCAACCTTACCGACGATGCCGACACGATCATGCAGAAGGTCAAGAAGGCCAAGACCGACCCCGAGCCGCTGCCTTCTGAGAAGGAAGGCCTCGAAGGCCGCGCCGAGGCCCGCAACCTCGTGGGCATCTATGCGGTGATGGCCGGCACCACGGTCGAGGCGGTTCTCTCGGACTTCGGCGGCGAGGGCTTCGGCAAGTTCAAGCCGGCGCTGGGCGAACTGCTGGTCGAGAAGCTGGCGCCGATCAACGCCCGCTTCGTCGAACTGCGCGGCGACCGGGACTCGCTGGACGCGATCCTGCGCAAGGGTTCGGAAAAGGCCCGCGCCCTGGCGGTGCCGACGCTGGAGAAGGCTTACGAGGCGCTCGGCCTGGTGCGCTGAGCGGCGAACATCATGCCGTCGTCCCGCATCGCGGACGACGGCATGTTCACGCGTCCAGTCCCAGCAACTTCGCCCGCCGCCGGATCCACGGCGCGGCAAGCGTGGCAACCTCGCCCAGCGCTTCCAGGCTTTCGCGATCCTTCTTGTGATCGCCCGCGATCAGCAGCCCGAACACGCGGCGTACCGTCCATTCGGGCCAGGGCCGCTCTTCCAGCACCATCCGGTCCCCGGCGGCAACCTCACCCTCTTCCAGCACCCGATAGTACCACCCGGCCCGGCGCGACCTCACCACCCCGGCGTTGACCGGCGCGCCGTCAAACCGATGGTCCAGCTTCCAGCACGGCTGGCGGCCCTGGCTGACTTCGACGAGCGCCGTGCCCAGCCGCCAGCGGTCGCCCACGCAGATCATGTCCTCGGTCAGCCCCTCGGTCGCGATATTCTCGCCGAACGCGCCGAAATCCGAAAGCAGCGGATGCGCCCCGATCGAGTCGCGCCAGAAGGCATAGTGATCGTGAGGATAGTGATGAATCGCCTTGTCCGGCCCGCCGTGAACGGAAAGATCGGCCTGCTCGTCACCCTCCAGCCCGAGCCGGTGGACCCTCACCGCCCCGTCCGCAGGCACCTTGCCGATCGCGCTGGGCTCTTCAGGGCCGCGAAATGGCTGCACTTTTCCGCGCTGAACCGATAGAATCGCAAAGGATTCTGCTGCGAGGGAACTGGTCAACATCCTGGGGACTTCCTACATGACGAATCTGATCTCAGGCCATGACTCACGACTGAATGGCGCAGCCCCGCGGCAAACACTTCATCGCCGCCCTGCCTCCATTCAACCGCTATTCAGGGCATTGATATTAAGGCAGAGTCGCAAGGAATCACAGGCCACGCTTGGGAAGGGCGTTTCGGGCCTGTCAGGTTCGTGGAGTGAAACCGATGACAGATAATCCCGGAACCCATCTCGGAAGGCTGAGGCTCGCTGCCGTAGCCGTCCTGCTGATGGCCCTCGCCGCCTGCGCAACGCCCTTCAAGGCGGACGTTTCGCGCTTCCAGACCCAGCTTCCGGCGCCTGCCGGACAATCGTTCGTGGTCGTGGCCGACGATCCCAAGCTCGCGGGCGGGCTTGAATTCGCGACCTATTCCCGCCTCGTGGCGGACCGCATGCAGAAGCTGGGCTATGCTCCGGCTTCCGATCCTGCTTCGGCAACCCTTATCGTGCGCTTCGATTACGGCGTGGACAACGGCCGCGAACGCGTGCGCTCGACCATGGGCGCCGGCGGCGCATGGGGTCCGTGGTACGGCGGCGGCTTCTATGGCCGCGGCTTCTACGGCCGTGGAATGGGCTGGGGCGGGCCGTGGCGCTATGGCTGGTATGATCCGTTCTTCGACGGCGGCGTGGATTCCTACACCATCTACACCAGCGGCATCACCCTCAAGATCGACCGCGCGGTAGACAACCAGCGCCTCTTCGAAGGCAAGGCCGAAGCCGTGTCGACGTCCAACCGCCTGCAATATCTCGTCCCGAACCTGGTCGAATCGATGTTTACCGATTTCCCCGGCAACTCCGGCGAGACCGTGCGCATCACCGTAGCGCCCGAAAAGAAGTGAACTGACAGGCTCCCCCTGCAAAGAGGGAGGCACCGAGGGACGGGTCCGCTGAAATATTGCGGGCCCGTCCTTTCTTTATACCGGGGCGGCTCGTAATTGCCTCCAGGCGGTTGACCCGCGCAATCCCCACAAGGATGCCTGCCCCCGATGAACACCTTCATGGCCATCATGTCACAGCTCTTCTGGGGCGTGACCGTGGGCGCGCTCTCGGCGGCTTTCTCGGCCGTCGCGAAAGCTCTCGCGGCGCTCGTCGGGATCGGGGGCGTGGGCTGGTATTCGCTCAGGCGCCGCCGCGAGAAACGCGCCCGCATCGACCGCAAGGACTGAAGCCGTCATGCTCCATGACATACTCGCCGATCTGGCGGGCGGCGCCGTCGAAGGCGCGGCAGACCTCGCCTCCGACGAGATAAGGCGCCGATCCGGCTGGAAGGGCTGCCTCACCGTGGCTCTGGTCGCTCTCGGTGTCGTTCTGGTGCTGCTCTGGTGGCTTGGCGCCTTCCGGGCCGGCTGAGCCTCCTCAACTCCCCAGGGCAACAACTCCGCCGGTGGAACCGAAGCCGCCCTCGCCGCGCTCGGTCGCTTCCAGTTCATCCACCGTCAGCCATGCCGCCCGCGTGACCGGCGCGAGAACGAGCTGCGCCACGCGGTCTCCCCGCCGGATCTCGAATGCCTGCGCACCGTGGTTGATGAGGATGACCTTGAGTTCACCACGATAGTCGGAATCAATCGTGCCGGGCGAATTCGGCACCGAAATCCCGTGCTTGAGCGCAAGGCCGGAACGCGGCCGGACCTGAATCTCGAAGCCCGGCGGGATCGCCATCGCAAGGCCCGTGGCAACCGCATGGCGCCCGCCCGGAGCCAGCGTCACGTCCTCGGCCGAAACCACATCCATGCCCGCCGCACCGTCGGTGGCATAGGCGGGCAAGGCCAGCCCTTCGCCGTGGGGCAGGATCTTGACGGGAACCGGGACGTCATTGGGGGAGTGCATCGGCGAACCTTTCGACGAGGATGCGCGCGACATCCTCCTTGGGCATTTCCGGAAGGCTTATCACATCGTCGGCGCGCACGATGTGGACCGCATTGGCATCGCCGCCCATGACATCGCCCGACACGTCGTTGGCGATGATCCAGTCGGCACCCTTGCGTTTGCGCTTTTCGGTGGCGTAGCGAATGACATCCTGCGTTTCCGCGGCAAAGCCGATCACCAGCGGCGGCCGGTTCGGCCCGGTCGCGACAGTGGCAAGGATGTCGGGATTTTCGGTGAGCAGCAGCGCCGGCGGCGCCGAGCCGCGCTTCTTGAGCTTCTGGTCCGCACTGTGGGCGACCCGCCAGTCCGCCACCGCTGCGACCATCACCGCGATATCGGCGGGCAATGCATGCTTCACCGCCTCGGCCATCTGCAAGGCGCTTTCCACGTCGATGCGATCGACTCCGGCGGGCGTCGGCAGGTGCACCGGCCCGGCAACGAGCGTGACGCGCGCACCCGCCTCCGCCGCGGCGGCGGCAATGGCAAAACCCTGCTTCCCGGAAGAGCGATTGGCAATGTAGCGCACCGGATCGATCGGCTCCCAGGTGGGGCCGGCGGTGATGAGAACGTGCTTTCCGGTCAGCGGGCCGGGAGCCGGCGAAGACGGGGCAGCCTGCTCGTCCAGCGCATCGGGATCAGTCGCGGGTGCGGCGCGCGCCTCGCCCTTGCGGGCGGCCAGAGCGGCTTCTTCGGGCGTGAAGCCAAGATCCTCGTGGCCGAAGGTGATCGCCTGCCTTGCGCCGGAACGCCCCCGCGAGATCATCCCGCCGGTAAGGCCGCCGAGGCGGTTCCCTTCGGCGTCATCCTCCGGTTCCGGCGTACCGAATTGCGGCTGCCACGCGGAAAAATCCGCACCGGGCAGCGGTGCCACTTCGACGGGGCCAAGGCCGAGCGCCCAGGCGATCCGCTGCCAGATCGCAAGCGGGTCCGGCAGACGGCCGGGGCCATATTCGCCGCAGGCCATGGTGCCTTCGTCGGGCTCCATCACGTCCACCCCGGCATCGCGCAGGACTTGCACGTTGCGGGTCGTGGCGGCGTGCTGCCACATCCGCACGTTCATGGCCGGGACCGCCATGACCGGCTTGTCGGTGGCAAGGAGCATCGTCGTCGCCAGATCGTCGGCAATGCCGGCCGCCATCCTTGCCATGAGGTCCGCCGTTGCCGGACAGACGACCACGAGGTCCGCTTCGCGGCTGAGCTGGATATGGCCCATCTCGGCCTCGTTCCTGAGATCCCAGAGCGTCGTGTAGACCGGTTTCTCGGACAGCGCGGCAAGCGCCATCGGGGTGACGAAGTGCGCCCCGCCCTCGGTGAGGACGCAGGTCACTTCGCCGCCTTCCTTGCGGATGTGCCGAACGAGTTCGCAGGATTTGTAGGCCGCGATACCGCCGCCGACGACCAGAAGGATACGGGGTCCACTCATGCCCCGGGCTTTTGCAACAGGGCGCGGAAGCGCGCAATCGGTTTGCGGTCTAAGCCGGGGATTGCACGCCTTTCGCCGCCCCGGCGAGATCGCGCAAAGCCGACGGCGCGAAGACGATTCCGGCGAAAAGGGTCGGCGCGATCATCGCGCCCCAGTAGAAGTTGTCCCAGCGCCCTGCCATCATGAACGCCGCGGCATAGCCTGCACTCAGGAGAAAGCCGAACAGCCCGGCGCGGCTGTTCCAGCCGAGCCAGCCGAAAGTCATGAGCACCACCGCCGGCCCCGCCAGCCAGTGCGGCAGCCAGCGCAAGTTGCTGGACTGCACGATATTGCCGAGCCAGCCGGAAAGGCCCCGAAACACCAGCCAGGGGGCGCTATGCGGGTCGCCAGGCAGAACGTCGCGCGCGACGAGCGAGAGATGCCAGGCAAGCCCCGCTGCGAACAGAACGATGAGCGCGCTCCATGCGCCGGCCTCGCGCCAATTACGCTGCCACAGCGCCGTAGCCGCCATGAGCAGCACGAAAGGCAGGCTGTGTTCGCGGATGGCCAGGGCGAGCGCCGCAGCAAGGAATGCAGCGATCCAGCGCCCTCCCCGCCCATCCTCGCCGATACGGTGCAGGCCGAAGGACAGTGCGATCAACCCGCCCGCCCAGAGCTCGTGAAGTGCGAAGTAAGGCCGGTTGAGAGCCAGCGAGGCCCCCACGAATACCAGCGCCGCGCCGATCCGCCGGAGGCGCGGCGCTTCGCCTGCCAGCTTGCGCCACCATACCGCGACGATGCCGAGCATGAGCGCGATGGCAGCCGCGATCTGGCCACCGTCGCCCAGCATGGCGTCCAGATAGGCCAGCGTCGGCAGGCGCACCGCAAGGCCGGGATTGACCGGATATCGGTGACGGCGCTGCTCGGGAACGATGAAGTCGTAGTAATGCTCACCCTTGGCGATGCGCGCGATCACGGCTTCGTAAAGGGCGATATCGGCGTTGTAGGGCTCAGCTTCGGCAACACCGGCAGCATGGCCCTGCAAGGACGTAGCGGGGCCCTCGACCGGCCCTTCCCACGGCGACCGAGTGCCCGCCTTGCCCACGGGGACCAGCGCGGAAGCCACGATCAGCGCCGCCAGCACGGCCAGCACAAGACGCGCGCCCCAAGGCGAGATGTGGCCGAGACGACCTGCCGGAGCCGGCGCGGCAAGCGCCGTGCCCGCAGCGTTCAGCTCATCAATGTCCAGTACGTCAGCCCCCATGCCGCGGCGCCCCCAAGCAATGCGGCCAGACCATAGCGGGTCCACTGGTTACTTTCGGGTTTACGCCCCCGGCCCCGTTCCCAGATAAGGTCGACTTCGGGCAAGGGCGCCTGCTCGGGAGCGCCACCCTTTGGCGGGAACTTCTCCTCGATCCGCCGCACCAGCGCGGGCAGGCGGAACAGCGTGCCGAGATCTTCGCGCAGACGGTCGGCAATGATCGCCTCGGGGCCAAGCTCGTCGCGCAGCCAGTTCTTCACGAAAGGCGCCGAGACATCCCACATGTTGATGTCGGGATCGAGCGCCGTCGCCAGACCCTCGACCATGACCATGGTCTTCTGCAGGAGCAGGAGGTGCGGCTGGACCGCCATGTCGAAATCGCGGGTGATCGCGAAGAGCCCGTCGAGCATCTGGCCGACAGAAAGCTCGGACACCGGCTTGCCGCGCATCGGCTCGCCCACTGCACGCAGTGCCGTCGCGAACTCCTCCACGGTGTGGTAGCTCGGGACGTACTGCGCCTCGAAATGGATCTCGGCGACGCGGCGATAGTTGCCGGTGGTAAGGCCGTAGAGGATTTCCGCCAGCCAGAGCCGCGCCTGCCGGTTGATCCGGCCCATGATGCCGAAATCGATGGCAACGATGGTGCCATCCGCCTCCACGAACAGGTTGCCCTGGTGCATGTCGGCATGAAAGAATCCGGAGGAGATCGCCTGCGTCAGGAAGGTGTTCACCAGCTTGTGCGCCAGGCGGGGCAGGTTGTGCCCTGCCGCCTTGAGCCCGGCGATATCGCTCATCTTGGTGGCGCCGATCCACTCGACGGTGAGGACCTGCCCATTGGTACGGTCCCAGTCGATATGCGGAACGCGGTAACCGGCGATGCCCTTCATCGCATCGGACAGCTCCGAAGCGGAAGCCGCTTCGCGCCGCAGGTCCAGCTCGCGCAGGGTCCAGCGCTTGAGATTGGCAACGACTGCGCGCGGACGCAGGCGCGATGCTTCCCCGCCAAGCGCTTCGAGGTGCGCGGCCGCCCACTCATAAGTCTCTACATCGCGCGCGAACTGTTCGCGAATGCCCGGGCGCAGCACCTTGACGGCCACGTTGCGGCCATCGGGCGTCACCGCCCGGTGGACCTGCGCGATCG encodes:
- the dut gene encoding dUTP diphosphatase, coding for MHSPNDVPVPVKILPHGEGLALPAYATDGAAGMDVVSAEDVTLAPGGRHAVATGLAMAIPPGFEIQVRPRSGLALKHGISVPNSPGTIDSDYRGELKVILINHGAQAFEIRRGDRVAQLVLAPVTRAAWLTVDELEATERGEGGFGSTGGVVALGS
- a CDS encoding bifunctional phosphopantothenoylcysteine decarboxylase/phosphopantothenate synthase — protein: MSGPRILLVVGGGIAAYKSCELVRHIRKEGGEVTCVLTEGGAHFVTPMALAALSEKPVYTTLWDLRNEAEMGHIQLSREADLVVVCPATADLMARMAAGIADDLATTMLLATDKPVMAVPAMNVRMWQHAATTRNVQVLRDAGVDVMEPDEGTMACGEYGPGRLPDPLAIWQRIAWALGLGPVEVAPLPGADFSAWQPQFGTPEPEDDAEGNRLGGLTGGMISRGRSGARQAITFGHEDLGFTPEEAALAARKGEARAAPATDPDALDEQAAPSSPAPGPLTGKHVLITAGPTWEPIDPVRYIANRSSGKQGFAIAAAAAEAGARVTLVAGPVHLPTPAGVDRIDVESALQMAEAVKHALPADIAVMVAAVADWRVAHSADQKLKKRGSAPPALLLTENPDILATVATGPNRPPLVIGFAAETQDVIRYATEKRKRKGADWIIANDVSGDVMGGDANAVHIVRADDVISLPEMPKEDVARILVERFADALPQ
- the ubiB gene encoding 2-polyprenylphenol 6-hydroxylase, with protein sequence MTSSATYILRLLKWGRVLARHGALRGIENDRNAPAQVKRLCRIARLGTRQPAEPDYAGAFQEIGPAAIKLGQALATRPDLVGEGPARNLLTLQDSLPPVPFSEIRHAIEGSFGRTLDGIFVSIEEEPVGAASIAQVHRAVTPDGRNVAVKVLRPGIREQFARDVETYEWAAAHLEALGGEASRLRPRAVVANLKRWTLRELDLRREAASASELSDAMKGIAGYRVPHIDWDRTNGQVLTVEWIGATKMSDIAGLKAAGHNLPRLAHKLVNTFLTQAISSGFFHADMHQGNLFVEADGTIVAIDFGIMGRINRQARLWLAEILYGLTTGNYRRVAEIHFEAQYVPSYHTVEEFATALRAVGEPMRGKPVSELSVGQMLDGLFAITRDFDMAVQPHLLLLQKTMVMVEGLATALDPDINMWDVSAPFVKNWLRDELGPEAIIADRLREDLGTLFRLPALVRRIEEKFPPKGGAPEQAPLPEVDLIWERGRGRKPESNQWTRYGLAALLGGAAAWGLTYWTLMS